Part of the Labilibaculum antarcticum genome, GTGCCTTCAGTATTTCTCACCCACTGATTTAAATAAGTTCCCTTACGGGTAAATTGCCCCATTTCGGTCATGAAATTCTCAAGAAAAGAATGTGGACGAGTTAAATATGTTGAGGTTTTTGGTCTTCTAAAACTTGCAATCAGCTCCCACTGCCCAATTTCAGGAGCAAAGAAGTAGGCCGTATAATCAGTTGAATTATCATTAGTCGGTTTAGCTCCCAACAGAAAACGGTATTTGTTTCCGGCTTTCCAATCGTATATTCTGTAACTCTGTCCGCCAGACCCTTCATTACCGAACTCACCTGTTTTAACTCCATCCCCCTTTTTTAAAAGCTTAATTTTCTCATCTTCCGGGATATCATTAGGATTATCTGTTTTAAAGGAACTCCATACCGAAAATAAGATTCTGCGTTCTGTTTCGGAATTTACTTGAATACCGAAATAACCTTCGCCAAAACCATTTGCCATATAATACGAACCAACAAGATCATTTCCCTCAGGCACCTCAATTTCATTATAAAACCATTCAATATCGCCAGCTTCGGCAGGTATTTCGTAGCCCAAATGAACAGAAGGACCGCGTCGTCCCCAATAAAAATCATCTTTCACAAAATAGGTTCCCTTAGCAGTTGCTTCTCCTCCTACTACAAAATGAGACACCTCCCCAAAAAAAACATCTGTTTTAGAAATGCCCTGTAAATCGATTTGAACATATCCCTCTTCTGAAATATCAAATTCTCCTACAGGAATAAGTGTTGATTGAATATCTTTAATCACTATTTCTTTAGATTCATCCCCAATGGTTACTTTCACTTTTGAAGATCCCTTAAGCAATTTGGCTTTTATTCCCAAATTCAATTTACCCGGACTATTTACTCTGACATAAGTTCGGATGAGATTTGATTTTTCCGACCAATTGGAGAGACCAGCTTCAATGATCATGCTCTCATTTAAAGAAACATCATCAACGATCCAGGCATTTCCGCTAAGCGGCACTTCTATTACTAAATCTTCAATTGACAGATCTGTGGCTCTCTTCGAGCTTGTATTTGAAGAACATGCTGATAGAATACAAACCATCAGAAAAGAACCTAGTATTAAATATCTGCTTATTTTCATTTGTCTTATTTTTACAATCTCAAAAATGATAAATGTTCGTTACAAAAAAGTAGACATATTAGGCTACAAGGTCGACTTTTTCGCAAACTGCTACTAAAAAAACTCTTTCTGCATACTCTTTCTCATTTTTCACTAAAAAAAGAGGGTGTCCAAAATCAAGGACATCCTCTTTTTAATCTAAATGATCCAAAAATAGCTTTAACAAGATCATGACCACGTCTGTAAAAACTTATTGATTTGTGATTTGAGTCTTTTGCTCCTAAAGTCGTTAATACAACTATGTTTGGGAAACTGTTTACCTTAGAGCCACATATAATTGATATTTTCTCTCAAAGTTTTCTCCATCTTACGGCATGAAAAATCATTGTTCAAATAGCTAAAAACAACTACTTTCAATAGCATACGTGGTTGA contains:
- a CDS encoding transposase; protein product: MFGYKVGGCKGYQPRMLLKVVVFSYLNNDFSCRKMEKTLRENINYMWL
- a CDS encoding DUF3472 domain-containing protein: MKISRYLILGSFLMVCILSACSSNTSSKRATDLSIEDLVIEVPLSGNAWIVDDVSLNESMIIEAGLSNWSEKSNLIRTYVRVNSPGKLNLGIKAKLLKGSSKVKVTIGDESKEIVIKDIQSTLIPVGEFDISEEGYVQIDLQGISKTDVFFGEVSHFVVGGEATAKGTYFVKDDFYWGRRGPSVHLGYEIPAEAGDIEWFYNEIEVPEGNDLVGSYYMANGFGEGYFGIQVNSETERRILFSVWSSFKTDNPNDIPEDEKIKLLKKGDGVKTGEFGNEGSGGQSYRIYDWKAGNKYRFLLGAKPTNDNSTDYTAYFFAPEIGQWELIASFRRPKTSTYLTRPHSFLENFMTEMGQFTRKGTYLNQWVRNTEGTWFEMTKAKFTADATARKDARLDYAGGVEGECFYLKNCGFFSEKTSFDTFFNRTELGIEPMIYFEKLP